One region of Brassica napus cultivar Da-Ae chromosome A10, Da-Ae, whole genome shotgun sequence genomic DNA includes:
- the LOC111201287 gene encoding peroxidase 1-like produces the protein MAIKNLLVLTVFLSVLGVSVAIPKGLELNYYKHRCPDAEAIVRRVTVQYVSRQTSLAAALLRVYFHDCFVRGCDGSVLLKSPNKDAERDAIPNLSLRGYEVVDAAKSALEKKCPGVVSCADVLALVARDAVLVINGPWWPVPLGRRDGRISRKSEVNLPSPFAGIAALKKNFFDKGLNTKDLVVLSGAHTIGISNCGLINSRIYNFTGKGDFDPSMNPSYVRTLKKRCKPTDFRTSVEMDPGSVKKFDSHYFNIVSQKKGLFTSDSTLLDDPETKRYIDTQVATAGSSFNKDFSESMVKLGFVEILTGNKGEIRRKCAFVN, from the exons atggCGATCAAGAACCTTCTTGTCCTCACAGTTTTTCTGAGCGTTCTTGGAGTTTCAGTTGCTATTCCGAAGGGTCTTGAGCTTAACTACTACAAACACAGGTGTCCGGATGCAGAAGCCATTGTCCGTCGTGTCACGGTTCAATATGTTTCTCGCCAGACGAGTCTTGCAGCCGCTCTTCTAAGGGTGTATTTTCATGATTGTTTTGTTAGA GGATGTGATGGTTCCGTACTTTTGAAATCTCCAAACAAGGACGCAGAAAGAGACGCTATCCCTAACTTATCTCTTAGAGGATATGAAGTGGTAGATGCTGCCAAGTCAGCCCTAGAAAAGAAGTGCCCCGGGGTGGTTTCTTGCGCTGATGTTCTTGCTTTAGTCGCTAGAGACGCTGTCTTAGTG ATCAATGGACCGTGGTGGCCAGTTCCATTGGGCCGGAGGGATGGACGCATCTCAAGAAAATCTGAGGTTAATTTACCATCCCCATTCGCCGGAATAGCTGCActgaaaaagaacttcttcgacaagGGTCTTAACACTAAAGACCTTGTCGTTCTCTCAG GGGCTCACACCATCGGAATCTCTAACTGCGGTCTCATAAACAGCCGTATCTACAACTTCACCGGGAAAGGTGACTTTGACCCTTCTATGAACCCTAGCTACGTTAGGACATTGAAGAAAAGGTGCAAGCCAACTGATTTCAGGACATCAGTGGAGATGGACCCAGGCAGTGTCAAGAAGTTTGACTCTCACTACTTCAACATTGTATCTCAGAAGAAGGGTTTGTTCACATCTGACTCAACACTTCTCGATGACCCTGAGACCAAAAGGTACATTGACACACAGGTTGCTACCGCTGGATCTTCATTCAACAAAGATTTCTCCGAGTCAATGGTTAAATTAGGTTTCGTTGAAATTCTCACCGGGAACAAAGGAGAGATCAGGAGGAAATGTGCCTTCGTAAACTGA
- the LOC106370131 gene encoding peroxidase 1-like, translating to MAIKNLLVLVILLGVLGVSVAHPKGLYLNYYKHRCPDAESIVRRVTVQYVSHEPSLAAALLRMHFHDCFVRGCDGSILLKYPYNETERYAAPNLSVRGYEVVDAVKSALERKCPGVVSCADVLSLVARDAVIVINGPWWPVPLGRRDGRISRKSEVNLPSPLSGIAALKKKFFDKGLNTRDLVVLSGAHTIGISHCSVIHHGIYNFTGKSDSDSSMNPRYVRALKRRCNPADNRTIVMDPRSVKKFDSHYFNMVAQRKGLFKSDRTLLDDPETKSYIYTQVATAGSSFNKDFAHSMVKLGFVEILTGNKGEIRKRCVFVN from the exons ATGGCAATTAAGAACCTTCTTGTCCTTGTGATTCTTCTTGGCGTTCTTGGAGTTTCAGTTGCCCATCCTAAGGGTCTTTACCTTAACTACTACAAGCACAGGTGTCCAGACGCAGAATCCATTGTCCGACGTGTCACAGTTCAATATGTTTCTCACGAGCCAAGTCTTGCCGCAGCACTTCTTAGGATGCATTTTCATGATTGTTTCGTTAGA GGATGTGATGGTTCCATTCTTCTGAAATATCCATATAATGAGACGGAAAGATACGCTGCCCCCAACTTGTCCGTGAGAGGCTACGAAGTGGTAGATGCTGTCAAGTCAGCGCTCGAGAGGAAGTGTCCTGGTGTTGTTTCTTGCGCTGATGTTCTCTCTTTAGTCGCTAGAGACGCCGTCATAGTG ATCAACGGACCCTGGTGGCCGGTTCCATTGGGCCGGAGGGATGGACGCATCTCAAGAAAGTCTGAAGTTAATTTACCATCCCCACTCTCAGGAATAGCTGCACTGAAAAAGAAATTCTTTGACAAGGGTCTTAACACTAGAGACCTTGTTGTTCTCTCAG GAGCTCACACAATTGGAATCTCTCATTGTAGTGTCATCCACCATGGTATCTACAACTTCACCGGCAAAAGCGATTCTGACTCTTCGATGAACCCAAGATACGTTAGGGCATTGAAGAGAAGGTGCAACCCAGCTGATAACAGGACGATAGTGATGGACCCACGCAGTGTCAAGAAGTTTGATTCCCACTACTTCAACATGGTGGCTCAGAGGAAAGGTTTGTTCAAATCTGACAGAACACTTCTTGATGACCCTGAGACCAAAAGTTACATTTACACACAAGTTGCTACTGCTGGATCTTCATTCAACAAAGATTTCGCTCACTCAATGGTCAAACTAGGGTTCGTCGAAATCCTTACCGGGAACAAGGGTGAGATCAGAAAGAGATGCGTTTTCGTGAACTAA